The nucleotide sequence AACCAACGCTAGCGACCGTGACAGAGTTTCGTCAAGGCCCCTGACAGAATCCTGACAATTCAACACATCTTGCCATAATCAAGGCTTACACTCTTGGGCATCATTACTGCCGCCGTCGCAACCCAGAGCCTTTTGCAACTCGGGCTTGGCGTAATAGATACGATTGATACGACGATTTGCATCCGGGTGACTGGAATGACCATCCGAATGCTTCATATCTTCCATATACGCGCGGATTTCCTCCAACTGAGGGCATGACTCCACAAATTGATCCATCTTTCTGTCGACCGCCTCTGTCACCTCTGCGCATGCAGTCCCATAGAACATGGTCTGTGATCCAAAAGCGTATTCCTTAGCCTTGGCAGAATCCTGAATACCAGAAATTTTTGACGTCAATGCCTGAGCCGAAATCCAGTCAGAGAAAGCTTCCTGAATATGACCTGTTCCGGTGATTTCACTGCAATACTTGTAGCGCTCGTAGTTCTTTTCAATATTCTGACGGGAATCCTCAAAGCGGGCATCCGTGGCATCGGTCGCTTTCGTTTCGCCGGTTTCTTCATCGATTTCGTCGCCGACTTCAGCTTTCAGGCCGTCTTCAAATTCATTGATCTCGCGAAGCAAAGCATCCTTCGTGGGAATGCTGACTTCAATGGACTGCGGAGACTGCAGACAGCTGATCACATTTTTAAACGGATTCTGGGCCATTCTGACCGCGGCATTGACTGTCGGTTGATTGGGCTTCACCACCAGACTCATAAAGTCCGGCAGTTTCGCCCCCTCTTTGCCGAAATCCATTTCCATGGCACAAGGATCAATCCCGTGACCGAACTCGTGGGCCAGGGTTGCAAACAGCGACGCTTCCGGCAAATTCATCATCTGCGGGCACACCGTGATCGTGTTTTCTTCAGAGGAATAATAGGCATTCGGTGATTCACACCCGTCAGCCACCAGATCCATGTACCGGCCGTCAGTTTTTGCCGCCCGATATTTGATGGCCTTCACCCGGGCGATCATGTTGTCGATCTGCTTGCCGTTGGCGGAAGTCTTCTGCACTTCCAGAGCTTTGACAACGTGATTGCGGGCGTCTTCAACAATCTTCAGGGTGCGGGCCGTTTCTTTCTTCAGACGTTCTTTGTTGCGCTGAAGCTGTTCCTTGCCGCCGGCCGCGGCTTCATCCATAAATTGATTGGCATAGACAAAGGGATCCTGCACGGCGCTTTGCGGGAAGGTGCCTTTCGCGCAATGTTCGGCAAAACTCAGATTGCCAACCATTGCCATATTTGGAACCTGACGGCCTTCGCTGTCCTGATACAGATAAAAATCCTGGGCTTTTCCCGCCAGCTTCCCGCAATAGCCTTCAAAGGTACAAGTTGGTGACTGCGGTGTCTCACAGGCCCCGCTGCGATCCGCTGAGATTTTCAAGGTCTCGCGCATTTGGGAAATCTTGTTGATGGTTTCCCGCATGTGAGGACTGACCGCTTCCTGTGCAGAAGCCGTGAGTGAAGAAAACGTCATCGCAACGAACAAAATGGACTTCATAAATTATTTTCCTCGCGCATGAGTGCGGATGTCTTCAATATGCTGCACGAAGCGACCGTAAGCGGCCCCTTCGGCACATCCCTCTGTGCGGGTTTCTTTTTTAGAGACTCTGTTAGTGTAGATATAAGTTCCGGCATGGCAGCGCTGCTTTCCCGCGGAAGCCGGGCCTCTTTCAACCTGCTTCCAGGCTTCGGCCACTTTGGGTGGAAGCGTTTTTCCCAACGACTTGCCATCAAAGGTATAAGTGCCTTTGTCCCTTTTCAAAATATCAATCTTACGGACGCCCATTTTATTGGTGCGGTCCAGAATGACTTCGTTCGCAAAACAGGAAGCAGACATAAAGAAAACGAGCAGGAAATATCTCATTGTTTCAGTTTATTAGGTAAGCCCCCGCTTTGCACCCGACGATGGTCAAGAAAGCTTTTGAACCGGGAGCTTTTATGGTTAATAGCCCTCAACGACAATCAGCGTGCGATACTTCACTGCGCGGATCACATTCCCCCGCCAGTCCCGGGCCACAGCTCCGTTGGGTCGAATAACGGGAACCAGACCTTTTCCTTCCTGCACGATGCGTTCGTAGATGTACTTTGCATTATCGCGATGCAGGCGGACACATCCACCGGAAGCGCGGCGGCCCAGTTGATAATTGTGCGCGGAATTTGCGGCATGCAGGGCAACCCCGCCGTTAAAGAAGACGCTGAATTCCATATTGGTTTGCCAAGTTTGAGAATAGTGATTGCGCACAATCGAATAAGGATAGAACCATCCCGGCGGCGTTGTGGTGAAGTATTGCCGCCCGCTTTTTGCGGTTTCCCACTGCTCCCTCCCCGTTGAAATCTTCCAGGTGTGAGTGTGCCCCCCGTTCTGAATCACCCGCATCGTCTGCGCCTCGTAACCACCGGCACTTTTATTGGCGATCAGAACTATTGGAAATTCCCGGGTCACATTCAGTGACTCGACAGAATCAAAATCCCGCAGACTTAAAACTTCCGTGTTCATTTCCGTGCGCGGAAAGCCCGCTTCCGCGGCAATTTCATCCGGTGTCATAAGGTCATCCAACGATTCGGTTTCGGCCAGCGCATTCACAGACAGAAACAATACAAATGAAAGAATGAAGGATTTCACAGGGCCTCCCGGTTTTTTTATTTATGTTACCCCAGATCACAATGAAAATTCCCGACACGATATGGGGCTTTCTGACACAGGACTTTCATTCGTCAGAATGCTGCAATGTCGATTGAAAGTTATCGCGAAAGAAAATTCCCTTTGCATGAATTTGCGTTCAACGTAGATAGCAGTGGAGGTCCCCATGAAAAATACACTTTTCATCGCGTCCTGTGCTTTGTTGACGGTTTTGCTGTTTGTTATGGGTGCCAAAGCCGAACCCTCCATGGCCTCCCCTGAAACTCCGGATCCAATGACGATTGCTCAAGGAATGAACTACTGCCGTACGCTGATTTCGGTGTGTGATCTGAAGTCCGACGGCAGCGCCTGCGGAGGTGACCAGTATGCCGGCTGGTGGCTTCCAACGGCTGAAGAGCTCAGTCACTTTGTGGGGCTTTCAACTTCTCAGAACTACAACTGGTCCCGCACCCCTTTCACGCAGGAACTGGACACCTATATCATCATGAGTCTGCTGGATGGATCATGGGGCTATGGTGGATATGGCAATGCCGCCGTCGTTCGCTGTGTTCGTTAGGCTATCGGGACGGAACTGTTTTGCTTCCACAATGCCCGCCCTAGGTCCAGTCGCGTCGATGCTTCCTCATTAACTCCGAGGGGATATCCGCCGATAAATAGAAGCCATGTCCATCAAGATTAAGTTTCTAGTGATTACATCTTTGTTGCTGCTTCTGTCGTCGGCCACGATCTTTTGGATCAACCGCACCTCTTTCCTCGATGACAAGCGATCTTATCTATATTCCTCCGCGATGGAGCGAATCCAGGATGCCACGGAAGTTATCGATGAAGGCTCTGGCAAAGTCATGGAACGCCTTCAGACCGCACTGCTCTTTTTTGACGGAGCTGTATTCAGTCCGCAAATCAAAACGGCCGCTTTGCAACAGGGCTGGGGCAATATTCAGATCTATCGCAACATCGAAGGCAATGCCACATTCCTGGATGCTTTGAGTGAATCCCCAAGCCTGCCGCCGGCGCAATTGCAATATCTGCAAAAGATGCCTGAAGGCAAAGTGCAAACCGACGTCAATCTGGACAGACCCGAGAACATGATCGTGTACTACCGCAAAGGGGATTTGCTGATTTACGGTCAGCTGACCTTTGACGGACTGAAAGACGCCAATCAGAAAAAAAACCTGGGTTTCTGGCATCCACAAAAGAAGCAGTGGAAAGTTCCTATCGGCCTGACCAATGCCTCTG is from Bdellovibrio bacteriovorus str. Tiberius and encodes:
- a CDS encoding L,D-transpeptidase; protein product: MKSFILSFVLFLSVNALAETESLDDLMTPDEIAAEAGFPRTEMNTEVLSLRDFDSVESLNVTREFPIVLIANKSAGGYEAQTMRVIQNGGHTHTWKISTGREQWETAKSGRQYFTTTPPGWFYPYSIVRNHYSQTWQTNMEFSVFFNGGVALHAANSAHNYQLGRRASGGCVRLHRDNAKYIYERIVQEGKGLVPVIRPNGAVARDWRGNVIRAVKYRTLIVVEGY
- a CDS encoding DUF1566 domain-containing protein; amino-acid sequence: MKNTLFIASCALLTVLLFVMGAKAEPSMASPETPDPMTIAQGMNYCRTLISVCDLKSDGSACGGDQYAGWWLPTAEELSHFVGLSTSQNYNWSRTPFTQELDTYIIMSLLDGSWGYGGYGNAAVVRCVR